From a single Dioscorea cayenensis subsp. rotundata cultivar TDr96_F1 unplaced genomic scaffold, TDr96_F1_v2_PseudoChromosome.rev07_lg8_w22 25.fasta BLBR01001840.1, whole genome shotgun sequence genomic region:
- the LOC120257071 gene encoding carboxyvinyl-carboxyphosphonate phosphorylmutase-like: protein MQKQRAQALRRILESPGVFQGPACFNALSAKLVEKAGFQYCFTSGFSISAARLGLPDVGLISYGEMLDQGYNITQAVSIPVIGDVDNGYGNEMNVKRTVKGFIQAGFAGILLEDQVSPKACGHTRGRKVVSREEAVMRIKAALDAREESGSDIVIIARTDSRQAISLEEALWRSRAFADVGADALFVDALASVEEMKAFCEIAPQLPKMANMLEGLF, encoded by the exons ATGCAGAAGCAACGTGCTCAGGCGCTCAGGAGGATCCTGGAGTCGCCTGGAGTCTTCCAGGGACCTGCTTGCTTCAATGCTTTGAGTGCCAAGCTGGTGGAGAAGGCTGGGTTCCAGTACTGCTTCACGAGTG GGTTCTCTATATCTGCTGCTCGGTTGGGCTTGCCAGATGTGGGTCTGATATCCTATGGTGAAATGTTAGATCAGGGGTACAATATCACACAAGCTGTTTCAATTCCTGTCATTGGGGATGTTGATAATGGATATGGCAATGAAATGAATGTCAAGAGAACTGTGAAAGGCTTTATTCAGGCTGGTTTTGCTGGGATTCTTCTTGAAGATCAG GTGTCACCAAAAGCCTGCGGTCATACCCGAGGAAGGAAGGTTGTTTCAAGGGAGGAGGCGGTGATGCGCATAAAAGCAGCTTTGGACGCTCGAGAAGAAAGTGGTTCTGACATTGTGATCATAGCACGGACTGATTCTCGGCAGGCTATATCTTTGGAAGAAGCATTGTGGAGATCAAGAGCCTTCGCTGATGTGGGAGCGGATGCTCTTTTCGTAGATGCACTTGCTTCAGTGGAAGAAATGAAGGCTTTTTGTGAAATTGCTCCTCAGCTTCCAAAAATG GCTAACATGCTTGAAGGCCTATTCTGA